CATCACGCCTTTTTCATAAGCCCCATTACCACGCCCAATGCCAACAGTTGCACGCCAAAGATGGTCAGCACGGCATAGAGCCATCCACCATGAGCATAGGCGATGGCACAGACCCATGCCCCGACACTGCCCCCGCCATAGTAGCCCATGTAGTACAGTCCTGACGCCAGCGAACGCCCTTCTTTGACATGGCTTGCGATGTAGCTGATGGTCGCCGACTGCGTGATAAATACCCCTGATGACATGATGGTCAAGCCGATGATGATGAGCGGTAGGGGGGCAGATAAAGTGATGAATAGCCCTGTGATGGAGCAGATGACGGCAAAGATGATGGTGTTGGTCATGCCAAAGCGAGCGATGATTTTGGCGGACAAGGGGGTGATGACCATGCCGATGAGATATAGGGCAAAGATGTTCGCCAGATGAGACGCTGATAGCCGATAAGGGGCATCGGCTAGGTGCAAGTTGATAAAGGTAAAACAGCCCACCAAACTAAATAGCACACAGCCACCGAGCAGGCAGGCACTCATGACATGGCGGTTTTTGGTGTGGGACAGGAGCAGGCGTAGGGCGTCTTGGAAGTTTTGGCTTTTTTTAAAGTGTTGCGATTTGGGTAGGCTTTTTAGTACCCACACCGCCCCCACTAAGGTCAGCACCGCCATGACGCCATAGCCCCACCGCCAGCCTATCCATTCGTGCAAATGCCCTGCAAAAAACCGTCCGCTAAACCCGCCCAATACCGTGCCTGCCACATACAGACTCATCATGCCAGCGATGTTGTCGCCGTACTCTTCGCCAATGTAGGCAATGAGTACCACCGTGATGCCAGGGACGGCAAGCCCCTGCAAAAACCGCCAAAACGTCAGCCCATCCACCGACCCCGCCATACCGACCATAAAAGTAGGAATGGCGAGCATGAGCAATGAGCCGATGATAAACCGCCGTCGCCCAAAGGCATCCGAGAGCATGCCCATAAAAGGCGACATCAGGGCAATCGCCATGACCGTCGCCCCGACCGCCAGCCCCACTTGCACTTCGCTCGCCTGCAAGTCCTGCATGAGTACCGGCAAAATCGCCTGTACCGAATAGACCTGTAAAAAGGCAAAAAAGCCAATCATGGCAATGGTGAATTTCTGGGTAAAAGTGGGGTTGTGGGCGGTCATGACATCATCAAGGATAGCAGGTAACATAGGGCGTGCCTACCATTGATAGCATTTTATAAAATAAGGTAAAAACTTAACATTTTAAATCAATTTTTGCATGAAAAATGGCTAAATCTGGTTTTTCTACGTCAAAATCCTTGTTGATATTTCAATATCAACTGCGGACTTTTCCTTGAAAAACGGGCGATTTTTCTCATTTTTCATTGCAAATACCAATGTTCAATACGCCCTAATATTGTATCACAATTTGTCGGGGGCGGGAGTGATGTCAGTGATTTATCCAGGGCAATCGCACTATATTTAATTTTTAGCAAATAAAATTATGTTTTTAAAGAAATTGGTAATTTTTAGATGCACAATTATTTAAAAACCCACCAAACCAATTACACTTTGAATAATCTATTAAAAATTTATTTAGTTAAAATTAACTATAAACACTAAATTTGCTTGATTTTTAATCAATTCCATATAAAATTTTGTAGTGCGATTGCCCTGGTGATTTATCAAAAAACTCATCCAAACCGATGTCTATCATCATTTTGTCTTATTTATTTTTTAAAAAACATAACCAAAAGTAAATAAAGTTATTACCAATCCCCAAAAATTTGATATAATATTGCACTGACAACTTTGTCATAATACGATAATCATTTACGCAGGAATGCATCATGAATACCACCAATTTATCCACGTTCATCACCGTCATGCAAACGGGCAGTATCTCAGGTGCCGCCGAGAAACTGTTTATTACCCAACCTGCCGTCTCCAAGCGGATTAAGAGCTTAGAAGATGAGTTTGGCACGGCACTGTTTGACACCATCGGACGTGGCATTATCCCCACGGCATCAGCTCATGAGCTACTGCCCTATGCCAAAAAATGGCTTGAAGACTATGAGAGCTGTAAAGCCAGTCTGCTCTACTCAAAGGAAGTAGCGACGGGGCGACTGGTCATTGGCACCAGTCATCATATCGGACTGCACCACTTGCCCCCCGTCTTAAAGCAGTTTATCCAAACTTATCCGTCTGTTCAGCTAGAAGTGCAGTTTATGGACAGTGAGACGGCACATAAAGCGGTGCTAGAAGGCGATGTGGCATTGGCATTTTTGACCTTACCCCCGACTTTTGACAGACGACTGGCGTATCACACGCTGTGGTCTGACCCGCTGTATTTTGTCACGGGGGTGCTAAGCCCATTGGCACAGCAGTCGTCCGTGAGTCTCTTGCAACTGGCACGTCATCCTGCGATTTTGCCTGCGGCGAATACTTTTACCAGTCAGATTACCTTGGCTGAGTTCAACAAGCACAACCTACGCCCCTTTGCAACCATGAGTACCAACCCGTTAGAATCCATCCGTATGCTCGTGTCTGTGGGACTGGGCTGGTCGGTGCTACCTGAGACACTCATCAATCAAGATTTGGTTAAGATTGACCTAAAAGAGAACGTGGAGTTACAACGTCATCTCGGGCTGGTCATTAATCCTAACCTAACCCGTTCATCAGGGACGGACGCCTTGCTTGATATGCTGGGCATTAAAGATGTGCAGAGTGAAGAGAATCGAGCGTAATAATAAAAACCTTGGTGAGAGCCAAGGTTTTTTATTGATTTGTTAAAAAGCGATGAGTTAGTTGCCCTTTAACAAATGATTTTCCAAATAATGAATGTTTTGAGCTTCTTCGGTAAAGGCTTCATCTTGCAATATCACATCACGGTGTAAGGCAGTGTTGGTCTTAATGCCTTCGATGATGAGCTCATCTAGGGCATGGAGTATTTTTTGTACGACCTGCTTGCGAGTTTGGGCATGACAGATGAGCTTGCCAATCATCGAATCATAGTAGCTAGGAATGCTGTACCCTTGATACAGATGACTGTCAAACCGCACGCCAGAACCGCTCGGGGCGAATAGATTGTCAATGCGACCAGGGCAGGGCATAAAGGTCTTGGGGTCTTCGGCATTGATACGGCACTCCATGGCGTGACCACGAATGGTAATCTCATCTTGATGATAGGATAGTCCATAGCCTGCGGCGATTTTAAGCTGTTCAACGATGATATCAATACCCGTAATCATCTCGGTAACAGGATGTTCGACTTGTACACGAGTGTTCATCTCAATAAAGAAAAACTGCTCATTTTCATACAAAAACTCAAACGTCCCCGCCCCACGATAGCCGATTTGCTCACACGCACGCACGCAAGCGTCTAAAATCGGCTGTTTGATGTCATCAGGAATGCCAGGGGCAGGGGCTTCTTCTAACACCTTTTGGTGGCGACGTTGTAGTGAGCAGTCACGGTCAAACAGGTGTAGGGCGTTGCCATTGCCGTCGCCTAGGACTTGGACTTCTACGTGGCGTGGGTTTTTCAAAAACCGCTCCATATAGACCGTATCATCGCCAAAGGCGTTTTTGGCTTCGGTTTTGGCGGCTTGGACTTGATTGATAAGCTCTTCAAAACGCTCAACCACACGCATGCCACGACCGCCCCCACCTGCTGCCGCCTTGACGATGAGTGGAAAGCCGATGGCACGCGCTTGCTCTTCGGCATTGTGTAGGGTGATGGCACCAACCGAACCGGGGACGGTGGGTACGCCTGCTTTTTTCATGGCGTTGATGGCAGAGACCTTGTTACCCATCAGGCGGATGTGGTCAGGGTGGGGGCCTACAAAAGTCAGCCCTGCTTCTTCGACCTGCTCGGCAAAGTCGGCATTCTCGGACAAAAAGCCATAACCAGGGTGAATGGCATCCGCCCCTGTTATCTCGGCAGCAGTCAAGATGGCAGGGATGGACAGATAGCTTTGGGTGGATGGGGTATCGCCAATGCAGACTGCTTCATCACAAAACCGCAGGTGCATCAAATCCTTGTCCGCCGATGAATACACGCCCACCGTCTGTATACCAAGCTGTTTGCACGCACGCACGATACGCAGGGCAATCTCGCCACGGTTGGCAATCAATAACTTCTTAATCATAACTCACCCGTTAGGCTTTGTAGCGAATGACTGGTTGCCCAAACTGCACCACGTCAGCGTTAGATACCAAAATCTCTTCAATGATACCGCTTTGGGTGGCTTCTAGGGGGTTCATGATTTTCATGGCTTCGATGATACCAAGCTGGTCGCCTGCTTCTACTTTTTGTCCGACTTTGACAAAGGGTGGGTCGTTTGGGCTGGGGGCGGAGTAAAATACCCCGACCATGGGCGATGTCTCAACCTTGCCGCTCGGAGTTTTTGGCGTGGGGGCGGTTGGTGCGGTACTGGCAGGAGCGGACATTTGGGGCATGGCAACGGTTTGCACCGCCACGTTACGGGTCAGATGAACATAGCTGTCATCGTTGCCCAGTTCTAGGTTTGCCAAATCTTTCTCTTCCATGAGTTCAATCAGCTCACGAATCTGAGCGATGTCAATGGTGGCATTCGTTGCCGTCTGTGTTTTTGTGGATTGGGAAGTTGGTTTTTGGGTGTTTTTTAGAATGCCCATGCCGTCACCTTATAAAATGTAAAAGTTTATTGTAACAAATTTTTTCAAAATCGCCTAGTGGCAATCATCGGCGTTATTGTTAAAATCGGTAACGCCAAAATTTGTGTTATCATCAGGTGCATAGTGTACATGCGTACGGATATTTTGCAAGTATTTTTTGCAATTTTGGGTAAATTTTTTACAAAAATGGGGTAAATTGGGTAAAACAATGATTAAAAATGAGTAATTTTTAATCATTTTTGATGTCTGGATCATCAATAAATGTCCTTTAAAATCGTCTTTATAAACTGGGTTGGGCTTGTTGCCAAGACTGGGGTGTAGTAAAATTGATTTTAATTGGCAATGATTGTGTTTTGACTGGGGTGTTTTATGAAATTATTTTTTAAAATAGGTGTTGTGTTTACTGCCGTTATTTTATCTGCTTGTGGTGGTATAAATGAGCAAGTGCGACAACATGATGACTATTTACCAAATGATAATGGGGTTAAAAAGGCTTATGATGGATTATATGCAAATTTATCCAATAGCCTAAAAGTTGCCTTAGAAGATAATCAAAAAAAGTGGCAACAAGACACTTTTAAAAACTGCACTAAAAATCCACAAACACAAAAGCAGTGCCAAGCAACTGCCAATCATCATCGCTTGTCGGTATTGACCCATCATCAAAGACATCTTGCTAATTTATTAAACTTCCTGCAAAACTAGTTTTCCGCTCGCCCTGAGCTTGTCGAAGGATGGCGGAAAACCGTTATGGTTCGACAAGCTCACCACGAACGGTTTTCTTTAATCTGGGGTTTTGCAGGAATTCTATTAAACAAAGAATTAAACGGTTTGGAAAAAACTGATGGCAAATACGTTGGTGCTTTTGATGCTTATTGTATGTGCGGTGCCGTTTTTCCTTTTATCGATACAAAAAATAACACAATCATTTGGAAAGACTTTTGTACTAACGTTATTGAAAAACACTCCATTGATAACGTGCTTTTGTCAGATGATGGCATAAGTTTTATCATGACAAATAAAAGTGGCTCCAACTATGAGCTGATGGTTAAATATCATCAAAATGGGCTATATAAAGTCATGATGAATGGCGATTATGATTTAAATCAAACGGTATACATCCCAACTTACCTTGCAAATAAAAAACTTTATCCTGTTGATGCGGATTTGATTTGTGGGGATTTTGATGGGTGATAAATAAGAAAGTTTTTGCACCCAAGAAATTTTAAAATTACCACAAACGCAATGATGTTTGGATGTGGGGGCGTGCTGTGCGTGCCTATAAAAATAGCAATATTAAAGGACATGTGCGGAGCCGATTCTTACAGACTCATGACAAATATCAAGTTCGTTGGGTGTAACCCCAATATGATTGTTAAAAATGAGAAGGATAAAATATTTTACCCTTATATATCAAATTGCAAAAACCATCCAACCAACCACCCCTGTGTTTGGCATAACATTAAGAAACAATCTCATCAAGCCATGCTGGTCTAACCCATTTGGGGGCGTCGATGAATTTAAAATTTGCCATTTTGTGCAGTAGCTCTTCGCTGTTGTCGGCGATGCACAAAAGCTGTAAATTCTCTTTGGGCATAAACCCACTCTCGGCAGTCTTGGCGAGCATGTCAAGTAGCGGGTCAAAGAAATGAGCGACATTTAATAAGCCGATGGGTTTGCGGATGAGATTAAGCTGAGTGATGGACAGCACTTCAAACAGTTCTTCATACGTCCCCAAACCGCCTGCCATGACGATAAAGCCGTCCGCCAGTTCGATGAGCTTGGTTTTGCGAGTGACCATGTCGGGGGTTTCGATGAGTTCGGTCAGTCCCAGATGGGCGACTTCTTTTTGTTTTAAAAAGGTGGGAATCACGCCAATGACTTCTCCGTCATGCGATAACGTGCTGTCGGCAAGCGTTCCCATGAGTCCGACATTGCCCCCACCATAGACAAGGCGGATGTTATGATGGGCAAGGCGTTCGCCTAGGATTTGGGCGTGATGATAATAATCGGGAATCTCACCAAAGTTAGAACCACAATAGACGGTGATGTTATTTAGCTTGATGGCAGACATAAAAACTCGCTATATTTTACTTATTTATAAAGGTAATTTGTGGGTGTTGTTACAAAAAAATTTAAATGACATTTATCAAAAGTCATTAATGTACACCCGAGAAACTTTAAAATTATCACAAACATAATGAAGTTTGGGTGTAGGGGCGTGCTGTGCACGCCTATAAAAATTGGCATGTTATCAAAGGACGTGCGGAGCCAGTCCCTACAAAGCCTGTGGTAAATATTAAGTTTGTTGGGTGTATAATGCCATTTTGTCAAAACAATAAACACCCTAATTTAACAAAACTTTGATAAAAAATCAATGATGGCTTGGGTGGTATGGTGTGTCAAGATGATTTGAACAAACGACTTTTTAGCGCGCCCACATAACGCCATGGCTGTACCGTGCCAAGCCCCATGCCGATGAGCCCTAGCACCATGACGCTGTTTAGGGGTTCGCCCAAGAGTGGCACGGCAAGTAAGGCTGAGATAAACGGGGCAAGACTGGCAAGTCCGCCAGCGAAAAACGCCCCAAGTCGCTCAACCGCCAGCGAATACGTCATCGTGGCAAATATCATCACCATGACGCTATGAAACGCCCCTTGGATGATGGCATGCGACAAAGCAACGCCACCAAAGCCCAAACCGCCCACACCCAGATACAGTAGCACGCCATAGATGGGCAGGTAGAGTATCGCTGACCAGATGGCGGTGCTACACATGACTTGCCATGGGCTAAATCCCCATTCTTTTAGCATGATACCATAACCTGCCCAACAGCAGGCACAGATGACGAACAGTATATCGCCCACGCCAAAGGACAAGCCCTTGATGAGCATGAGAGCGGTCATGAGCATGAGTGTGATGATGATAAGGATGAGTGCGATTTTGGTGTCGTGGTCGGGGCGTTTTTTGAGCAGTAGGAGCATGAGCAGGGCGGTGGCGACAGGTATCATGCCATTTAAAAACACCGCCCCATGCACCACAGGGGCGAGCAAAAAAGCACTGTACACAAGCGAGCTATAACCGACCCCACCAAACAGTGCTAAGATGACGGCTTTGGGTTGCCACAAAAACGCCATGTTTCGCCGATAGATGAGTATGGGCAAAAGTAGCCCTGCCGACACGCCAAAACGCACGGCGATGATGTCCCACGCTGATATGCCCCAACTGGCATTTAGGCGAGCGAGCAAGCTAAAACTGCCCCACACGAGCATGGTCAGCACGATAC
This Moraxella sp. K1664 DNA region includes the following protein-coding sequences:
- a CDS encoding MFS transporter, yielding MTAHNPTFTQKFTIAMIGFFAFLQVYSVQAILPVLMQDLQASEVQVGLAVGATVMAIALMSPFMGMLSDAFGRRRFIIGSLLMLAIPTFMVGMAGSVDGLTFWRFLQGLAVPGITVVLIAYIGEEYGDNIAGMMSLYVAGTVLGGFSGRFFAGHLHEWIGWRWGYGVMAVLTLVGAVWVLKSLPKSQHFKKSQNFQDALRLLLSHTKNRHVMSACLLGGCVLFSLVGCFTFINLHLADAPYRLSASHLANIFALYLIGMVITPLSAKIIARFGMTNTIIFAVICSITGLFITLSAPLPLIIIGLTIMSSGVFITQSATISYIASHVKEGRSLASGLYYMGYYGGGSVGAWVCAIAYAHGGWLYAVLTIFGVQLLALGVVMGLMKKA
- a CDS encoding LysR family transcriptional regulator — its product is MNTTNLSTFITVMQTGSISGAAEKLFITQPAVSKRIKSLEDEFGTALFDTIGRGIIPTASAHELLPYAKKWLEDYESCKASLLYSKEVATGRLVIGTSHHIGLHHLPPVLKQFIQTYPSVQLEVQFMDSETAHKAVLEGDVALAFLTLPPTFDRRLAYHTLWSDPLYFVTGVLSPLAQQSSVSLLQLARHPAILPAANTFTSQITLAEFNKHNLRPFATMSTNPLESIRMLVSVGLGWSVLPETLINQDLVKIDLKENVELQRHLGLVINPNLTRSSGTDALLDMLGIKDVQSEENRA
- the accC gene encoding acetyl-CoA carboxylase biotin carboxylase subunit, encoding MIKKLLIANRGEIALRIVRACKQLGIQTVGVYSSADKDLMHLRFCDEAVCIGDTPSTQSYLSIPAILTAAEITGADAIHPGYGFLSENADFAEQVEEAGLTFVGPHPDHIRLMGNKVSAINAMKKAGVPTVPGSVGAITLHNAEEQARAIGFPLIVKAAAGGGGRGMRVVERFEELINQVQAAKTEAKNAFGDDTVYMERFLKNPRHVEVQVLGDGNGNALHLFDRDCSLQRRHQKVLEEAPAPGIPDDIKQPILDACVRACEQIGYRGAGTFEFLYENEQFFFIEMNTRVQVEHPVTEMITGIDIIVEQLKIAAGYGLSYHQDEITIRGHAMECRINAEDPKTFMPCPGRIDNLFAPSGSGVRFDSHLYQGYSIPSYYDSMIGKLICHAQTRKQVVQKILHALDELIIEGIKTNTALHRDVILQDEAFTEEAQNIHYLENHLLKGN
- the accB gene encoding acetyl-CoA carboxylase biotin carboxyl carrier protein, translated to MDIAQIRELIELMEEKDLANLELGNDDSYVHLTRNVAVQTVAMPQMSAPASTAPTAPTPKTPSGKVETSPMVGVFYSAPSPNDPPFVKVGQKVEAGDQLGIIEAMKIMNPLEATQSGIIEEILVSNADVVQFGQPVIRYKA
- a CDS encoding TIGR00730 family Rossman fold protein, which encodes MSAIKLNNITVYCGSNFGEIPDYYHHAQILGERLAHHNIRLVYGGGNVGLMGTLADSTLSHDGEVIGVIPTFLKQKEVAHLGLTELIETPDMVTRKTKLIELADGFIVMAGGLGTYEELFEVLSITQLNLIRKPIGLLNVAHFFDPLLDMLAKTAESGFMPKENLQLLCIADNSEELLHKMANFKFIDAPKWVRPAWLDEIVS
- a CDS encoding DMT family transporter, with translation MTHLRQLFCQLSPTAQGYVCIVLTMLVWGSFSLLARLNASWGISAWDIIAVRFGVSAGLLLPILIYRRNMAFLWQPKAVILALFGGVGYSSLVYSAFLLAPVVHGAVFLNGMIPVATALLMLLLLKKRPDHDTKIALILIIITLMLMTALMLIKGLSFGVGDILFVICACCWAGYGIMLKEWGFSPWQVMCSTAIWSAILYLPIYGVLLYLGVGGLGFGGVALSHAIIQGAFHSVMVMIFATMTYSLAVERLGAFFAGGLASLAPFISALLAVPLLGEPLNSVMVLGLIGMGLGTVQPWRYVGALKSRLFKSS